The Humulus lupulus chromosome 3, drHumLupu1.1, whole genome shotgun sequence genome window below encodes:
- the LOC133824045 gene encoding uncharacterized protein LOC133824045 isoform X2: MICWSREETLYRLVSVVPSSFAPGTMISRLFLRSLLAPDGTNGMLEPWLESKGLDDADQVLAYFAVSKLGEPPVDGKTDTNPEGLTAAYGKWAAAIAERLQAGGLSCKVLGKDEFQKQMLEKLIWISAFMLVGARHPGATVGAVEKDYRSEVSSLIAELASAAAAEKELVFEEAMEERLCAYSRAVSHFPTAVKEFKWRNGWFYSLSEKAIAEGKPDPCPLHTAWLKELKVI, encoded by the exons ATGATTTGCTGGTCAAGAGAGGAGACCCTGTACCGCTTGGTTTCAGTGGTCCCATCTTCGTTTGCACCAGGAACGATGATCTCGAGGCTGTTCTTGAGGTCACTCCTCGCTCCAGATGGAACG AATGGGATGCTGGAGCCCTGGCTTGAAAGTAAAGGTCTTGATGATGCTGATCAAGTATTGGCATATTTTGCTGTATCCAAGCTTGGGGAACCTCCTGTTGATGGAAAGACTGATACCAATCCTGAAGGTCTGACAGCGGCATATGGTAAATGGGCCGCTGCAATTGCAGAAAGATTGCAAGCTGGAGGTCTCTCATGCAAG GTTCTTGGTAAGGATGAATTCCAGAAGCAGATGCTAGAGAAGCTAATATGGATTTCAGCATTCATGCTTGTGGGAGCTCGTCATCCAGGAGCGACAGTAGGAGCTGTGGAGAAAGATTACCGCTCTGAA GTGTCTAGCCTTATTGCGGAGCTTGCATCTGCAGCAGCAGCTGAAAAGGAGCTAGTGTTTGAAGAAGCCATGGAGGAGAGATTATGTGCTTACTCAAGAGCTGTTTCCCACTTCCCTACAGCAGTTAAAGag TTCAAATGGAGGAACGGTTGGTTCTATTCTCTTTCTGAGAAGGCTATTGCTGAAGGAAAACCTGATCCATGTCCTCTGCATACAGCTTGGCTTAAAGAATTGAAAGTTATTTAG
- the LOC133824045 gene encoding uncharacterized protein LOC133824045 isoform X1, with amino-acid sequence MANAITLSSSSLLSRSLLSEPTSTLTFRFQIRRSRSRPKTMAMAPSLRTKVTPAVIVGGGRVGRVLQDIGNGDDLLVKRGDPVPLGFSGPIFVCTRNDDLEAVLEVTPRSRWNDLVFFQNGMLEPWLESKGLDDADQVLAYFAVSKLGEPPVDGKTDTNPEGLTAAYGKWAAAIAERLQAGGLSCKVLGKDEFQKQMLEKLIWISAFMLVGARHPGATVGAVEKDYRSEVSSLIAELASAAAAEKELVFEEAMEERLCAYSRAVSHFPTAVKEFKWRNGWFYSLSEKAIAEGKPDPCPLHTAWLKELKVI; translated from the exons ATGGCCAACGCAATCACTCTCTCTAGCTCCTCTCTCCTCTCCCGTTCCCTCTTGTCAGAACCCACTTCCACTCTCACATTTAGGTTCCAAATAAGGCGTAGCAGAAGCAGACCCAAAACCATGGCCATGGCACCCTCCCTCCGTACCAAAGTTACTCCTGCCGTGATCGTCGGTGGTGGAAGGGTCGGAAGAGTCTTGCAAGACATTGGCAACGGCGATGATTTGCTGGTCAAGAGAGGAGACCCTGTACCGCTTGGTTTCAGTGGTCCCATCTTCGTTTGCACCAGGAACGATGATCTCGAGGCTGTTCTTGAGGTCACTCCTCGCTCCAGATGGAACG ATTTGGTTTTCTTCCAGAATGGGATGCTGGAGCCCTGGCTTGAAAGTAAAGGTCTTGATGATGCTGATCAAGTATTGGCATATTTTGCTGTATCCAAGCTTGGGGAACCTCCTGTTGATGGAAAGACTGATACCAATCCTGAAGGTCTGACAGCGGCATATGGTAAATGGGCCGCTGCAATTGCAGAAAGATTGCAAGCTGGAGGTCTCTCATGCAAG GTTCTTGGTAAGGATGAATTCCAGAAGCAGATGCTAGAGAAGCTAATATGGATTTCAGCATTCATGCTTGTGGGAGCTCGTCATCCAGGAGCGACAGTAGGAGCTGTGGAGAAAGATTACCGCTCTGAA GTGTCTAGCCTTATTGCGGAGCTTGCATCTGCAGCAGCAGCTGAAAAGGAGCTAGTGTTTGAAGAAGCCATGGAGGAGAGATTATGTGCTTACTCAAGAGCTGTTTCCCACTTCCCTACAGCAGTTAAAGag TTCAAATGGAGGAACGGTTGGTTCTATTCTCTTTCTGAGAAGGCTATTGCTGAAGGAAAACCTGATCCATGTCCTCTGCATACAGCTTGGCTTAAAGAATTGAAAGTTATTTAG